A part of Cannabis sativa cultivar Pink pepper isolate KNU-18-1 chromosome 6, ASM2916894v1, whole genome shotgun sequence genomic DNA contains:
- the LOC115725268 gene encoding probable sucrose-phosphate synthase 1, protein MAGNDWINSYLEAILDVGPGLDDVKSSLLLRERGHFSPTRYFVEEVITGFDETDLHRSWVKASATRSPQERNTRLENMCWRIWNLARQKKQLEGEELQRKAKRRMERERGRREATADMSEDLSEGEKGDAVSDVSVHGESSRGRLPRINSSDAMEIWTSQQKGKKTYIVLVSIHGLIRGENMELGRDSDTGGQVKYVVELARALGSMPGVYRVDLLTRQVSSPDVDWTYAEPIEMLSPRNADDFSDEMGESSGAYIIRIPFGPRDKYIPKELLWPHIPEFVDGALTHIIQMSKALGEQIGGGKPVWPVAIHGHYADAGDSVALLSGALNVPMLFTGHSLGRDKLEQLLKQSHSSRDEINSTYKIMRRIEAEELSLDASEIVITSTRQEIEEQWRLYDGFDPILERKIRARIKRNVSCYGRFMPRMVIIPPGMEFHHIVPLDGDMDGETESNEDHPTSPDPPIWTEIMRFFTNPRKPMILALARPDPKKNITTLVKAFGECRPLRELANLTLIMGNREGIDEMSGTNSSVLLSVLKLIDKYDLYGQVAYPKHHKQSDVPDIYRLAAKTKGVFINPAFIEPFGLTLIEATAYGLPIVATKNGGPVDIHRVLDNGLLIDPHDQQSIADALLKLVADKHLWSRCRQNGLKNIHLFSWPEHCKTYLSKIGSFKPRHPQWQRNDDDGGETSESDSPGDSLRDIQDISLNLRFSMDGEKSGTSGNDNISESEGGSADSSKIENAVLAWSKGISKETRRSGSMEKPDQNTSAKFPALRRRKHLFVIAVDCDSSTDLLETTKKILEAAGKERSDGSVGFILSTSLTISEIRSFLIAGGLSPNDFDAFICNSGSDLYYSSLNSEDRPFVVDFYYHSHIEYRWGGEGLRKTLVRWATSLSDKKTENEEQIVSASEQLSTDYCYAFKVQKPGKVPPVKELRKLLRIQALRCHPIYSQNGSRLNVIPVMASRAQALRYLYVRWGVDLSKMVVIVGECGDTDYEELLGGVHKSVILKGVCSSAINQHANRSYPLVDVIPLDSPNIVQTAENCSSNDIRSSMEKLGVFKN, encoded by the exons TTCTCAGAGAGAGAGGTCACTTCAGTCCTACTCGCTACTTTGTTGAGGAAGTCATCACTGGATTCGATGAGACCGATCTCCATCGTTCTTGGGTTAAA GCTTCGGCTACAAGGAGTCCCCAGGAAAGGAATACTAGATTGGAGAATATGTGCTGGAGGATTTGGAATTTGGCTCGCCAGAAGAAGCAG CTTGAGGGAGAAGAACTACAGAGAAAGGCTAAGCGTCGTATGGAACGAGAGAGAGGCCGCCGGGAAGCTACTGCTGATATGTCTGAAGACTTATCAGAAGGAGAAAAGGGTGATGCGGTCAGTGATGTGTCGGTTCATGGTGAAAGTTCCAGGGGGAGACTGCCAAGAATTAATTCCAGTGATGCTATGGAGATTTGGACAAGTCAGCAAAAGGGGAAAAAAACATATATTGTATTAGTAAG CATTCATGGTCTAATAAGGGGAGAAAATATGGAGCTTGGTCGTGACTCTGATACTGGTGGTCAG GTTAAGTATGTTGTGGAACTTGCAAGGGCTTTGGGCTCCATGCCAGGTGTATATCGTGTTGATCTGCTCACTAGGCAAGTTTCATCGCCAGATGTAGATTGGACTTATGCTGAACCCATAGAGATGCTTAGCCCAAGAAATGCAGATGATTTCTCAGATGAGATGGGTGAGAGCAGTGGTGCTTATATCATTCGTATCCCATTTGGTCCAAGAGATAAATATATTCCTAAAGAACTTCTTTGGCCTCATATCCCTGAATTTGTTGATGGTGCCCTGACTCACATTATACAAATGTCCAAAGCTTTGGGTGAACAAATTGGTGGCGGGAAACCTGTTTGGCCTGTTGCTATCCATGGGCATTATGCCGATGCAGGCGATTCTGTTGCTCTTTTATCTGGTGCATTGAATGTACCAATGCTCTTTACTGGGCATTCACTAGGTCGTGACAAGTTGGAACAGCTTTTAAAGCAAAGTCATTCTTCAAGAGATGAAATAAACTCGACATACAAAATAATGCGTCGTATAGAGGCTGAGGAGTTATCACTTGATGCCTCTGAAATAGTAATAACTAGCACTAGGCAGGAGATAGAGGAGCAATGGCGTTTATATGATGGTTTTGATCCTATACTGGAACGTAAAATACGTGCAAGGATCAAGCGTAATGTGAGCTGTTATGGAAGGTTTATGCCCCGCATGGTG ATAATTCCTCCTGGAATGGAGTTCCACCATATTGTTCCTCTAGATGGCGATATGGATGGCGAGACAGAATCTAATGAGGATCATCCTACTTCTCCCGATCCACCTATCTGGACTGAG ATAATGCGCTTCTTTACCAACCCTCGCAAGCCAATGATTCTTGCCCTTGCTAGACCAGATCCCAAAAAGAACATTACCACTTTGGTCAAAGCATTTGGAGAATGTCGTCCATTAAGGGAACTTGCAAACCTT ACGTTGATTATGGGCAACCGCGAAGGCATTGATGAAATGTCAGGCACAAATTCCTCTGTTCTTCTCTCTGTACTGAAGCTTATTGACAAATATGATTTGTACGGACAAGTTGCATACCCTAAACACCACAAGCAGTCTGACGTTCCAGACATATATCGTCTTGCTGCTAAGACAAAG GGTGTTTTCATAAATCCAGCTTTCATTGAGCCATTTGGGCTGACATTGATTGAG GCAACAGCTTATGGTCTTCCCATTGTTGCCACGAAAAATGGTGGTCCAGTTGACATACACCGG GTACTTGATAATGGTCTTCTTATAGATCCCCATGATCAGCAGTCTATTGCGGATGCTCTTCTAAAACTTGTTGCAGATAAGCATCTTTGGTCTAGGTGTCGACAGAATGGCTTAAAAAATATTCACCTATTTTCTTGGCCAGAGCACTGCAAGACATACCTTTCTAAAATAGGCAGTTTCAAACCAAGGCATCCACAATGGCAAAGAAATGACGATGATGGTGGCGAAACTTCAGAATCAGATTCACCTGGTGATTCCTTGAGAGATATTCAGGATATATCATTGAACTTGAGGTTTTCAATGGATGGGGAAAAGAGTGGAACTAGTGGGAACGATAACATTTCAGAATCAGAAGGAGGTTCTGCTGATAGTAGTAAAATAGAGAATGCAGTTTTGGCATGGTCAAAGGGTATTTCAAAGGAGACTCGAAGGTCAGGATCAATGGAGAAACCGGACCAAAACACTTCTGCTAAGTTTCCGGCCTTGAGGAGGAGGAAACATCTGTTTGTCATTGCTGTGGATTGTGATAGCAGTACAGATCTTCTTGAAACAACTAAAAAGATTCTTGAGGCTGCAGGAAAGGAAAGGAGTGACGGCTCTGTGGGGTTCATATTGTCAACATCCTTAACCATTTCCGAGATACGGTCATTCCTGATCGCAGGGGGGTTGAGTCCAAATGATTTTGATGCTTTTATTTGCAATAGTGGTAGTGATCTATACTATTCATCTCTTAATTCAGAGGATCGTCCATTTGTGGTTGACTTTTACTACCACTCACATATTGAATATCGATGGGGTGGAGAGGGATTGAGGAAGACTTTGGTTCGTTGGGCTACTTCACTATCTGATAAGAAGACTGAAAATGAGGAACAAATTGTTTCTGCTTCTGAACAACTTTCAACTGATTACTGTTATGCATTTAAAGTGCAGAAGCCAGGGAAG GTTCCCCCTGTTAAGGAGCTCCGGAAATTGCTGAGAATCCAGGCTTTACGCTGCCATCCTATTTATTCTCAAAATGGGAGCAGACTCAATGTAATCCCTGTAATGGCTTCTCGCGCCCAAGCACTCAG GTACTTATACGTTCGATGGGGTGTGGACTTATCGAAAATGGTGGTTATTGTGGGAGAATGTGGTGACACGGACTATGAAGAATTGCTTGGTGGGGTGCACAAGAGCGTGATACTGAAAGGAGTTTGTAGTAGTGCAATTAATCAACATGCTAACAGAAGTTACCCTCTAGTCGATGTGATCCCACTTGACAGCCCCAACATTGTTCAGACAGCCGAAAATTGCAGCAGCAATGATATCCGATCTTCCATGGAGAAGTTGGGAGTTTTCAAAAACTAG